The proteins below come from a single uncultured Carboxylicivirga sp. genomic window:
- a CDS encoding SpoIIE family protein phosphatase has protein sequence MQNKCFYIESETCQANKYLQNVCGDTCESHKLKDEDRFVSVLADGLGSGVKANVLSTMTSGMVLQFTTRNQPLEHTSEFILRTMPSDSQRHIAYSTFSIVDINCFGEAHFAEYHNPAIIIYRNGSFINLQHAIQKIARPDQIEGIVKNAHLKLEKEDRIIVVSDGITQSGIGSRINPFGWGEEGLKDFVKASVEQKPAISALEMARKILERAKANDLNQLKDDATCQVIYCREPRKLVLASGPPYYKNYDSVLAERVATFEGKKIICGGTTSQIISRELDRKLEVKINVNNLELPPEATMNGIDLITEGILTLGKASSILESIKNNIVEGTGPAEDLVRTLLQCDSILILAGTQINNAHQDPNLPVELEIRRNILKKIASLLETKFLKTVDIEYL, from the coding sequence ATGCAGAATAAGTGCTTTTACATAGAATCCGAAACCTGTCAGGCCAACAAATATCTTCAGAATGTTTGTGGAGACACGTGTGAATCGCACAAATTGAAGGATGAAGACCGGTTTGTTTCGGTACTTGCCGATGGTTTAGGATCGGGTGTAAAAGCAAATGTTCTATCAACAATGACAAGCGGTATGGTCTTGCAATTTACAACACGTAATCAACCGCTTGAACATACATCGGAGTTTATTCTGCGAACAATGCCATCTGACAGTCAACGGCATATTGCCTATTCAACTTTTAGCATTGTTGATATTAACTGTTTTGGCGAAGCGCATTTTGCAGAATATCATAATCCGGCCATTATAATATACCGTAATGGGAGTTTTATCAACTTACAACATGCTATTCAAAAAATTGCCCGCCCCGATCAGATTGAAGGTATTGTAAAAAACGCTCATCTCAAGTTAGAGAAAGAAGACCGCATCATTGTTGTTTCTGATGGAATAACACAATCAGGTATAGGATCAAGAATCAATCCTTTTGGATGGGGCGAAGAAGGTTTAAAAGATTTTGTGAAGGCTTCGGTAGAACAGAAACCAGCCATCTCGGCACTGGAAATGGCTCGTAAAATTCTGGAAAGAGCAAAAGCCAACGATCTAAACCAATTAAAAGATGATGCGACCTGTCAGGTTATCTATTGCAGAGAGCCTCGCAAACTGGTTTTAGCTTCGGGTCCTCCTTATTATAAAAATTACGACAGTGTTTTGGCCGAACGAGTTGCCACTTTTGAAGGTAAAAAGATTATTTGCGGAGGAACAACTTCTCAAATTATCTCGCGCGAATTAGACCGCAAGCTGGAAGTTAAAATAAATGTGAATAATCTGGAGTTACCACCTGAAGCCACCATGAACGGAATTGATTTAATAACCGAAGGCATATTAACATTAGGCAAAGCTTCTTCGATACTTGAATCGATCAAAAATAATATTGTTGAAGGAACAGGTCCTGCAGAAGACTTGGTTCGAACATTATTGCAATGCGATTCAATTTTAATTCTGGCAGGCACACAAATAAACAATGCCCATCAGGATCCGAATCTTCCGGTTGAATTGGAAATCAGAAGAAACATCCTTAAAAAGATAGCCAGCCTTTTAGAAACTAAATTTCTGAAAACAGTGGATATCGAATATTTATAA
- a CDS encoding [Fe-Fe] hydrogenase large subunit C-terminal domain-containing protein → MNLQPIYTETNDCQDCYKCIRECPNKAIKVTDNKASIIDSMCVYCGRCVAVCPTGAKKVRDGVARTKLLIKNRKQVYVSLAPSYVAEYGHKAKAIIPALKKLGFKGVSETALGAQEVSKQVHQFLKIRQSGIYISSACPVVVELIRKYYPQHTLSITPFMSPMLAHAKQLKKWYGNDTGVVFIGPCIAKKSEADFASRNVDVALTFKELNSWLEQEKISLDEVNEGTDTFVPHLAQHSTIYPLDGGMIETIAQQQEDTNAEFMSFSGLKNIKTLLDNLESENPDDLIFLELLACENGCINGPGMSDSKVSISKQMALRNTCKQRIAEQIETIQTESNFNIERDFFNIQTVDKKSFSELQVKEALHTIGKTSIADELNCSGCGYDSCRKFAKAMLMKHAEPEMCVSHMRTLAHHKATVLLQKIPSGVIVLDDLFNVVEMNGACARLLGDEVQLCYNANPGMKGANIDKLVSFGSMFKTALQTGKEYYEVPVVENGKRLQLSIFNVQKHKLVTGILQGMAQPEFQKEIIEKRTREVINKNMETVQKIAFLLGENASYTDSLLNSILETQDESHAE, encoded by the coding sequence ATGAATTTACAACCCATCTATACAGAAACAAACGACTGTCAGGATTGCTATAAATGCATTCGTGAATGTCCGAACAAGGCAATAAAGGTTACTGATAATAAGGCCTCTATTATTGATTCAATGTGCGTTTACTGCGGAAGATGTGTTGCCGTTTGTCCAACTGGCGCAAAAAAAGTGCGAGATGGTGTAGCTCGAACAAAACTACTAATCAAAAACCGGAAACAAGTATATGTATCGTTGGCTCCTTCTTATGTTGCCGAATATGGCCATAAGGCCAAAGCCATTATACCAGCATTAAAGAAATTAGGTTTTAAAGGTGTATCCGAAACAGCTTTAGGTGCTCAGGAAGTTTCAAAACAAGTGCATCAGTTCCTGAAGATAAGACAGTCTGGAATATATATTTCATCAGCCTGTCCGGTGGTAGTTGAGCTCATTCGCAAGTATTATCCGCAACATACCTTGAGTATTACTCCTTTTATGTCGCCCATGCTGGCTCATGCTAAACAATTAAAAAAATGGTATGGAAATGATACTGGCGTAGTATTTATTGGACCATGCATTGCAAAAAAATCGGAAGCCGACTTTGCATCACGAAATGTTGATGTTGCGCTTACATTTAAGGAACTTAACTCATGGCTTGAGCAAGAAAAAATATCGCTTGATGAAGTCAATGAAGGTACAGATACCTTTGTGCCACATCTAGCTCAACACAGCACCATCTATCCGCTTGATGGAGGAATGATAGAAACCATAGCTCAACAGCAAGAAGATACAAATGCTGAATTTATGAGCTTTAGCGGATTGAAAAATATCAAAACATTGTTGGATAACCTTGAAAGTGAAAATCCAGATGATCTGATCTTTCTAGAATTGCTTGCATGTGAAAATGGTTGTATAAATGGCCCTGGCATGAGCGATTCTAAAGTCTCGATCAGCAAACAAATGGCCTTGCGCAATACTTGCAAACAACGCATAGCAGAGCAAATTGAAACAATTCAAACAGAAAGCAATTTTAATATTGAACGTGATTTTTTCAATATACAAACCGTTGATAAAAAGTCATTTTCTGAATTACAAGTAAAAGAAGCGCTGCATACTATTGGTAAAACAAGTATTGCCGATGAGTTAAATTGCAGCGGATGCGGATACGATAGCTGCCGCAAGTTTGCCAAAGCAATGCTAATGAAACATGCCGAACCCGAAATGTGTGTATCGCACATGCGCACTTTGGCCCATCATAAAGCAACTGTATTATTACAAAAAATACCTTCGGGTGTAATTGTTTTAGATGACTTATTTAATGTAGTTGAAATGAATGGTGCTTGCGCCCGTCTATTAGGAGATGAAGTTCAGCTTTGCTACAATGCCAATCCGGGGATGAAAGGTGCTAACATCGACAAATTAGTTTCGTTTGGCTCAATGTTTAAAACCGCGCTTCAAACCGGCAAAGAATATTATGAAGTACCTGTAGTTGAAAACGGCAAGCGCCTTCAACTTTCCATATTTAACGTTCAAAAACACAAATTGGTAACCGGTATTTTACAAGGAATGGCTCAGCCCGAATTTCAAAAAGAAATTATCGAAAAACGCACACGAGAAGTTATCAACAAAAATATGGAAACGGTGCAAAAAATTGCATTTCTATTGGGAGAGAATGCATCATACACCGACTCTTTACTGAATTCGATTTTAGAAACACAAGACGAATCGCATGCAGAATAA
- a CDS encoding sigma 54-interacting transcriptional regulator: MPKSNKENHQNNSLQLLHQVLEDFAASMKNTFFYLVAIDRQNIISSSFSSQKSSDLNLLSGRNWKQFEQKIDWNDSTQHRGIVTTLSSAYNIISCHRHDKEVPFGVYLISSLDVDFTWLNFASAAIEKAIHAQFHDATMQQKMEDTNQYTFAMMNALRVGILSVNTHGEILYANDLACRWVNIRRRELLKIPIHKIVSQWKNILKIIGSGDKYINEEIPVYTSDGPVKYNVSVSRIMNQAQSKLIGLVFTLRKLENVYNLVNKYTGMQARFTFDDIIAKSKVMRKLVDYAKNIADSPSTVLIEAESGTGKEVFAQSMHNAGSRKDHGFVAINCAAISENLIESELFGYDDGAFTGAKKGGHPGKFELANGGTLFLDEIGDMKPELQVKLLRAIQENAVIRVGGDKTIPVDVRIIAATNKNLKKEVEEGRFRLDLYYRLSVIPLRIPPLSERMEDLPSLIRFFLNKKSLHLRKNVPQLKYSTLQQFLNYSWPGNIRELENAIEQYVNLDGNIEFDQLTLTQQKTSSSNSTTPEHQTTSIQLGTVKEMERQLIINTLTHFNFNVTQAAKSLGFSRNTLYLKAKAYNIPLVKERPIL; the protein is encoded by the coding sequence ATGCCGAAATCGAATAAAGAGAATCATCAAAACAATAGTTTGCAACTTTTACATCAGGTATTAGAGGATTTTGCAGCTAGTATGAAAAATACGTTCTTTTATTTGGTGGCTATTGACCGGCAAAACATCATCTCCTCATCCTTCTCCAGTCAGAAAAGCTCAGATCTAAATTTGCTAAGCGGACGTAACTGGAAACAATTTGAACAAAAGATTGATTGGAACGATTCAACCCAACACCGCGGCATTGTAACGACCTTATCTTCGGCATATAATATTATTAGTTGCCATAGACACGACAAGGAAGTTCCATTTGGTGTATATTTAATTTCGTCGCTCGATGTTGATTTTACCTGGTTGAATTTTGCTAGTGCTGCCATCGAAAAGGCCATACATGCTCAATTTCATGATGCCACTATGCAACAAAAAATGGAAGATACCAACCAGTATACTTTTGCCATGATGAATGCTCTTAGAGTTGGAATTCTTTCGGTTAATACACATGGAGAAATTCTTTATGCCAATGATTTAGCATGCCGATGGGTTAATATACGACGACGCGAATTACTTAAAATACCCATTCACAAAATAGTATCGCAGTGGAAGAATATTTTAAAAATAATTGGCTCGGGAGATAAATATATAAACGAAGAAATTCCGGTTTATACATCTGATGGTCCGGTTAAATACAATGTAAGCGTGAGTAGAATTATGAACCAGGCTCAATCGAAACTGATTGGTTTGGTTTTTACTTTGCGAAAACTTGAAAATGTATATAACCTGGTTAATAAATATACAGGAATGCAAGCCCGCTTTACTTTCGACGATATTATTGCCAAAAGCAAAGTGATGCGTAAATTGGTTGATTATGCAAAAAACATTGCTGACAGTCCATCAACCGTACTCATTGAAGCCGAGAGTGGTACCGGCAAGGAAGTTTTCGCCCAAAGCATGCACAATGCCGGAAGCAGAAAAGATCATGGTTTTGTGGCTATTAACTGTGCTGCCATTAGCGAAAATCTTATCGAAAGTGAATTATTTGGTTACGACGACGGTGCTTTTACTGGTGCTAAAAAAGGAGGGCATCCCGGAAAATTTGAATTAGCCAATGGCGGTACACTTTTTTTGGATGAGATTGGTGATATGAAACCTGAATTACAGGTGAAGCTACTTCGTGCTATTCAGGAAAATGCTGTTATTCGGGTTGGTGGTGATAAAACAATACCTGTTGATGTGCGAATAATTGCTGCCACTAATAAAAATCTTAAGAAAGAAGTTGAAGAAGGTCGCTTCCGCCTGGATCTTTATTATCGATTAAGTGTAATTCCGTTACGCATACCACCTCTTTCGGAGCGAATGGAAGATTTACCATCGTTAATTCGTTTTTTTCTCAATAAAAAATCGCTGCATCTTCGAAAAAATGTTCCTCAATTAAAATATTCTACTCTTCAACAATTTCTGAATTACAGTTGGCCGGGCAATATCAGGGAGCTTGAAAATGCGATTGAACAATACGTTAACCTTGATGGCAATATTGAGTTTGACCAATTAACTCTTACACAACAAAAAACATCATCTTCGAACTCAACAACACCTGAACATCAAACAACTTCAATTCAATTGGGTACGGTTAAGGAAATGGAGCGTCAGTTAATTATCAATACACTTACCCATTTTAATTTTAATGTAACACAAGCTGCTAAATCACTAGGTTTTAGTAGAAATACCCTTTACTTAAAAGCAAAAGCATACAATATCCCCCTCGTCAAAGAACGTCCAATATTATAA
- a CDS encoding energy transducer TonB: MEIKKSKKADLERKRAMFFQIGLIVTLGLVLVAFEWTSSEKAIGDKGWVEEEVVEEEVAPITRQEEVKPPPPPPPPQMSDVIEIVDNDVELDEELVIEDTDVDEDYEVDLSQLDTEEEESGDPLPFFVLEDKPVFPGGEKALLKYLSTHVKYPVICQENGIQGTVSVSFVISETGKVTNVVATRAPDANLEREAIKVVASMPDWKPGKQRGRAVKVAYTVPVRFRLQ; the protein is encoded by the coding sequence ATGGAAATTAAAAAAAGTAAAAAGGCTGACCTTGAACGAAAAAGGGCCATGTTCTTCCAAATTGGATTGATTGTTACTTTAGGCCTGGTATTAGTTGCATTTGAATGGACAAGCAGCGAAAAAGCAATTGGAGATAAAGGCTGGGTGGAAGAAGAGGTAGTAGAAGAAGAAGTTGCCCCTATCACCCGTCAAGAAGAGGTTAAGCCGCCGCCACCACCACCGCCACCACAAATGTCGGACGTAATTGAAATTGTGGATAACGATGTGGAACTGGATGAAGAATTGGTGATTGAAGATACCGATGTAGACGAAGATTATGAAGTTGATTTGAGTCAATTGGATACAGAGGAAGAAGAGTCGGGCGATCCATTACCATTCTTTGTTCTGGAAGACAAGCCCGTGTTTCCTGGAGGTGAAAAAGCCTTATTAAAGTACCTGTCTACCCATGTTAAGTATCCTGTTATTTGTCAGGAAAATGGAATTCAAGGTACGGTTAGTGTTTCGTTTGTAATTAGCGAAACGGGTAAAGTAACAAATGTGGTTGCTACCAGGGCTCCCGATGCCAACTTAGAAAGGGAAGCTATTAAAGTAGTGGCTTCAATGCCCGACTGGAAACCCGGAAAACAAAGAGGACGTGCTGTAAAAGTAGCGTATACAGTGCCTGTCCGTTTTAGATTACAATAA